From a single Dendropsophus ebraccatus isolate aDenEbr1 chromosome 8, aDenEbr1.pat, whole genome shotgun sequence genomic region:
- the LOC138799662 gene encoding regulator of G-protein signaling 16-like: MMYLNSFNPDAFLCDKAKELRSSIGTFIHKVDVGHKLMPSNLYKKKDNHRNCMKEAMKWKESFNQLLSSKDGLSAFRTFLKTEFSEENLEFWIACEDYKKTPTGNKLLGKAECIFQEFLQTGAPREVNIDHQTREFTREQVAVACRSCFDAAQEQTRILMEKDSYPRFLKSPIYQQLLTQSSIRKLKISFT, encoded by the exons ATGATGTACCTGAACTCCTTTAATCCGGATGCCTTTTTGTGCGACAAGGCGAAGGAACTAAGATCGTCCATTGGCACCTTCATTCACAAAGTGGACGTTGGGCACAAGCTTATGCCATCCAACTTGTACAAGAAGAAAGACAACCACAG aaACTGCATGAAAGAAGCCATGAAATGGAAAGAATCATTCAACCAGCTGCTCAGTAGCAAAG ATGGGCTGTCAGCCTTTCGCACCTTCCTGAAGACAGAATTTAGCGAGGAGAACCTAGAGTTCTGGATAGCCTGCGAAGACTACAAAAAGACGCCTACAGGGAACAAACTTCTTGGCAAAGCTGAGTGCATATTCCAGGAATTCCTGCAGACTGGAGCCCCCCGAGAG GTCAATATTGATCACCAGACCCGAGAATTCACACGAGAGCAAGTAGCAGTCGCCTGTCGCAGTTGCTTTGATGCTGCACAAGAACAGACTAGAATCCTAATGGAAAAGGACTCTTACCCCCGCTTCCTAAAATCTCCCATCTACCAGCAACTGCTAACACAGTCGTCTATTAGGAAATTAAAGATATCTTTTACATGA